A single genomic interval of Pyrobaculum arsenaticum DSM 13514 harbors:
- a CDS encoding TFIIB-type zinc ribbon-containing protein, whose translation MKIQCPFCGAKYEAPPGRKFYVCPYCGTVLSEGKTYENVYVFKPTVDKTEAFRKALNFRPFGAPDDLPSASPEAAELHFLPLYLYHITFSPLDELETYATALAVSTPPFKLPKRYVFPARWRTPFKPSLEKIGVFHSPDLSPEETFSSLKDVVEEARDYASVFKVRVSIEWSFEGIVYYPFWQLRYRYRDRPYGALVDAAEGSVLVLDYPISRRGRAEGLGLAATAILSSSAVGALVGAYLYLAPALGALGGALASLGAAARLITFAASRTGKYEAAYRL comes from the coding sequence ATGAAAATCCAGTGCCCGTTCTGCGGGGCGAAATACGAGGCGCCGCCTGGGCGTAAATTCTACGTCTGCCCCTACTGCGGCACAGTGTTGTCTGAGGGAAAGACCTACGAAAACGTCTACGTCTTCAAGCCCACTGTGGACAAGACAGAGGCCTTTCGCAAAGCCCTCAACTTCAGGCCCTTCGGCGCCCCAGACGACCTCCCATCAGCCAGCCCCGAGGCCGCCGAGCTCCACTTCCTCCCCCTGTACCTCTACCACATCACATTCTCCCCCCTCGACGAGCTGGAGACCTACGCCACCGCCCTCGCCGTGTCCACGCCTCCGTTCAAACTCCCGAAGAGATACGTCTTCCCCGCCAGGTGGAGGACGCCCTTCAAGCCCTCCCTGGAGAAAATCGGCGTCTTCCACTCGCCTGACCTCTCGCCGGAGGAGACCTTCAGCTCGCTGAAAGACGTGGTGGAGGAGGCCCGGGACTACGCTTCTGTGTTCAAGGTCAGGGTTAGCATAGAGTGGAGCTTCGAAGGCATTGTCTACTACCCATTCTGGCAGTTAAGATACCGCTACCGTGATAGGCCGTACGGGGCGCTGGTAGACGCCGCCGAGGGTTCTGTCCTGGTTTTGGATTATCCCATATCCCGACGCGGCAGGGCAGAAGGGCTCGGCCTCGCCGCAACGGCGATTCTATCCTCGTCGGCTGTAGGGGCGCTGGTGGGCGCGTACCTCTACCTCGCCCCGGCGCTTGGGGCGCTTGGCGGCGCCCTGGCCAGTCTCGGAGCCGCCGCTAGGCTTATCACCTTCGCCGCGTCGCGCACCGGAAAATACGAGGCGGCTTACAGGCTCTGA
- a CDS encoding zinc ribbon domain-containing protein, producing MRCSYCGAPLDVTPESVVVVCKYCGTPNFLTGNPSKILAVPTLTSSEILRRAVERTKRDFNLGRRMSDINFSSPELLYVPFYFVDVAIRAVYDAVVTVTYTKTVRVAGRTEMRTVSKTVRVSGSVRLQDVVAVLARRAAWGISVDKLTEHFFKTAPEPKTLSEVVSSASVSSSFLAGEMTPERAKAKAVRAVMPRLLELVDEDASEKAKLAVGVLVASTFVQDKAVDYTVERLKASPLTYLPMWVVPYLFKGSYYSYYVAGWDGAVIVAEEPTFAEHKALYLAGTSLLGGVLGGIGATLLIDPVVASAFVIGAGVLTYLASSPMLRPRRVEK from the coding sequence GTGAGGTGCTCCTACTGCGGCGCGCCGCTCGACGTCACTCCTGAGTCTGTGGTTGTGGTCTGCAAATACTGCGGCACCCCGAATTTCCTCACAGGCAACCCGTCTAAAATACTGGCAGTGCCCACCCTCACGTCAAGCGAAATACTTCGCCGGGCAGTGGAGCGGACGAAGAGGGATTTCAACCTCGGGAGGAGGATGTCTGACATAAACTTCTCAAGCCCCGAACTGCTCTACGTCCCCTTCTACTTCGTAGACGTCGCAATCCGCGCCGTCTACGACGCGGTGGTCACTGTGACCTACACAAAGACTGTGCGCGTAGCGGGGAGGACTGAGATGCGTACTGTGAGCAAGACAGTACGGGTCTCCGGCTCCGTGAGGCTTCAAGACGTCGTCGCGGTGCTGGCGAGGAGGGCGGCTTGGGGCATCTCAGTGGATAAACTAACAGAGCACTTTTTCAAAACAGCGCCTGAGCCTAAGACCTTGTCGGAGGTTGTCTCCTCCGCCTCCGTCTCATCGTCTTTCCTCGCCGGCGAGATGACGCCCGAGAGGGCGAAGGCCAAGGCGGTGAGGGCGGTGATGCCGAGGTTGCTGGAGCTTGTAGACGAGGACGCGTCGGAGAAGGCCAAACTCGCCGTGGGGGTGCTAGTCGCCTCCACCTTCGTACAAGACAAGGCAGTGGACTACACAGTGGAGAGGCTGAAGGCCTCCCCCCTCACCTACCTCCCCATGTGGGTAGTGCCTTATCTCTTCAAAGGGTCTTACTACAGCTACTACGTCGCCGGCTGGGACGGGGCAGTGATAGTCGCCGAGGAGCCCACCTTCGCCGAGCACAAGGCCCTTTATTTGGCAGGCACCTCGCTACTAGGCGGCGTCCTCGGAGGGATCGGCGCCACGTTGCTTATAGATCCAGTGGTCGCGTCCGCGTTTGTAATAGGCGCCGGCGTCTTGACCTATCTGGCGTCCAGCCCCATGCTGAGACCTAGGAGAGTTGAGAAATGA
- a CDS encoding pyridoxal phosphate-dependent aminotransferase — protein METFKWIREKIADYDLANSGVAKLNAFARGDAPPLEDVLSDLYGVSKQELVLTAGAQEGVFLAFLAIKPSYVVTVVPEYEPITKLPQTLGVRQVQVGNVWDAPLEPGGLILLSNPNNPTGRFLDKRELAELADEAWRRGAYLVVDIIFSDFVTDDVKELPLEGVVYAHSTDKFFTSDIRVGWAFGDRRIVEKIRYLKDLANPGPREFEKRAAAWLVSRRGEVKRRNLSIIRPNAEALLAAFPNAVYRPDMPIALVPTKCHDVELAERLLAKGVKTVPGRFFQAPYSIRVGLGVEEPERFREALRILVESWC, from the coding sequence GTGGAGACATTTAAGTGGATAAGGGAGAAAATCGCAGATTATGACCTCGCCAACAGTGGGGTGGCGAAGCTCAACGCCTTCGCCCGTGGCGATGCGCCGCCTCTCGAAGATGTGCTTTCTGATCTTTACGGCGTTTCAAAACAAGAGCTCGTCCTCACCGCTGGGGCCCAAGAGGGGGTGTTCCTGGCATTTCTAGCGATCAAGCCAAGCTACGTAGTAACCGTGGTGCCGGAGTACGAGCCGATTACAAAACTCCCCCAGACCCTCGGCGTGAGGCAAGTGCAAGTTGGGAATGTCTGGGACGCCCCACTAGAGCCAGGCGGCCTCATCCTCCTCTCAAACCCAAATAACCCCACAGGCCGCTTTCTCGACAAGAGGGAGCTTGCGGAGCTTGCGGACGAGGCGTGGAGGAGGGGGGCCTATCTCGTCGTCGACATTATATTCTCAGACTTCGTAACAGACGACGTTAAGGAGCTCCCACTGGAGGGCGTCGTGTACGCCCACAGCACGGACAAATTCTTCACCTCGGACATACGGGTGGGGTGGGCCTTCGGCGATAGAAGGATCGTGGAGAAAATCCGCTATCTCAAAGACTTGGCAAACCCCGGTCCCCGGGAGTTCGAGAAGAGGGCCGCGGCGTGGCTCGTATCTAGGAGGGGCGAGGTGAAGAGGAGAAATCTTTCCATAATTAGGCCCAACGCGGAGGCTCTCCTCGCGGCCTTCCCAAACGCAGTATATAGGCCTGACATGCCCATCGCGTTGGTGCCGACGAAGTGCCACGACGTGGAGCTAGCAGAGAGGCTACTGGCTAAGGGGGTGAAGACAGTGCCAGGCCGCTTCTTCCAAGCCCCCTATTCGATTCGGGTCGGCCTCGGCGTGGAGGAGCCGGAGAGGTTTAGAGAGGCCTTGAGGATTTTAGTAGAAAGCTGGTGCTGA